Proteins found in one Buchnera aphidicola (Hyadaphis tataricae) genomic segment:
- the glyQ gene encoding glycine--tRNA ligase subunit alpha → MKKYKNTFYDLINTLKQFWIQQGCLIFEPLDIPIGAGTFHNITFLGTIGPEPIKAAYMQSCRRPSDGRYAKNPNRLQQYYQFQVIIKPPPKNIQNIYLKSLNLLNINEKINDIRFVEDNWENPTLGAWGVGWEIWLNGMEITQFTYFQQVGGLECNPVSVEITYGLERIAMHMQNKSNVYDLIWQRNKNKIITYGDMFKKNEVEQSKYNFQYANINFLFNLFNAYELEANNMMNLKEPLLLISYEKTLQANHIFNILDARKAISSNERQHYILRIRKLTANIAKIYLSKKDKLNFTFCI, encoded by the coding sequence ATGAAAAAATATAAAAATACTTTTTATGATTTAATTAATACATTAAAACAATTCTGGATCCAACAAGGATGTTTAATATTTGAACCTTTAGATATACCAATAGGCGCTGGAACTTTTCATAATATTACATTTTTAGGCACTATAGGTCCAGAACCTATAAAAGCCGCTTATATGCAATCTTGCCGTCGTCCTTCAGATGGCAGATATGCAAAAAACCCAAATCGTTTACAACAATACTATCAATTTCAAGTGATTATCAAACCACCGCCAAAAAACATTCAAAACATATACTTAAAGTCACTTAATTTACTGAATATCAATGAAAAAATCAACGATATACGCTTTGTAGAAGACAATTGGGAAAACCCTACATTAGGCGCATGGGGTGTAGGATGGGAAATTTGGTTAAATGGCATGGAAATTACTCAATTTACTTATTTTCAACAAGTAGGTGGATTAGAATGCAATCCTGTTAGTGTAGAAATAACATACGGTTTAGAAAGAATAGCTATGCATATGCAAAATAAATCTAACGTATATGATTTAATTTGGCAACGCAATAAAAACAAAATTATTACTTACGGTGATATGTTTAAAAAAAACGAAGTAGAACAATCAAAATATAATTTTCAATATGCAAATATAAATTTTTTATTTAATTTATTTAATGCATATGAATTAGAAGCAAATAATATGATGAATTTAAAAGAGCCATTATTATTAATTTCATATGAAAAAACATTGCAAGCCAATCATATTTTTAATATTTTAGATGCAAGAAAAGCTATATCTTCTAATGAGCGTCAACACTATATTTTACGCATCAGAAAATTAACTGCAAATATTGCAAAAATATATTTAAGCAAAAAAGATAAACTTAATTTTACTTTTTGTATATAA
- the folE gene encoding GTP cyclohydrolase I FolE: protein MKKISKVAELVYNALLEKNLENPILKGYNDISEKERELLIAKHIYKIMNCLNLDMYNDSLAQTPNRVAKMYLNEIFSGLNYENFPKITFINNKIKSREMIIIKNILLISTCEHHFLTMHGTATIAYIPQDKIIGLSKINRIARFYCNRPQIQERLTKQILFVLKLLLETNNIAIIVKMEHFCIKARGVSDANSRTITSSLKGLFKLDATVRNDFFSHENFS from the coding sequence ATGAAAAAAATAAGTAAAGTAGCTGAACTAGTTTATAATGCGTTATTAGAAAAAAATTTAGAAAATCCAATTTTAAAAGGATACAATGATATAAGTGAAAAAGAAAGAGAATTATTAATAGCTAAACATATATATAAAATTATGAATTGTTTAAATTTAGATATGTATAATGATAGTTTAGCACAAACACCAAATCGTGTTGCAAAAATGTATCTTAATGAAATTTTTTCTGGACTAAATTATGAAAATTTTCCTAAAATTACTTTTATTAATAATAAAATTAAAAGTAGAGAAATGATTATTATTAAAAATATATTATTAATTAGCACGTGCGAACATCATTTTTTAACTATGCATGGAACAGCGACGATTGCATATATTCCTCAAGATAAAATAATAGGATTATCTAAAATCAATAGAATTGCGCGATTTTATTGCAATAGACCTCAAATTCAAGAACGTTTAACAAAACAAATATTATTTGTTTTAAAATTATTGCTAGAGACCAACAATATTGCAATTATTGTCAAAATGGAACATTTTTGTATTAAAGCACGCGGTGTATCTGATGCCAATAGTCGTACGATTACTTCTTCTTTAAAAGGTTTGTTTAAGTTAGATGCAACCGTTCGTAATGATTTTTTTTCTCATGAGAATTTTTCTTAA
- the nfo gene encoding deoxyribonuclease IV, producing MKYIGAHVSSSGGLEKAVLRAVEIEATAFSFFTRNQRQWFSPKLTQKKIEVFKQHCVQYHFHPYQILPHSSFLINLGHPVDIELEKSRLSFIDEVLRCEQLGLIFLNFHPGSHLNQITEDICLKRIAESVNIALDKTKHVIAVIENTAGQGTNVGYCFQHLSKIIKNVNDQSRIGVCLDTCHLFSAGYDLRTVKDCEDTFNHFNDVIGLKYLKGIHLNDSKKQFNSRVDRHQSLGMGTIGTAPFRWIMKNKNFYNIPMILETTNPTIWKEEISWLRSQNI from the coding sequence ATGAAATATATTGGCGCACATGTGAGTTCTTCTGGAGGTTTAGAGAAAGCAGTTTTGCGTGCTGTTGAAATTGAAGCTACAGCATTCTCTTTTTTTACTAGAAATCAGCGTCAATGGTTTTCTCCGAAATTAACCCAAAAAAAAATAGAAGTATTCAAACAGCATTGTGTGCAATATCACTTTCATCCTTATCAAATTCTGCCTCATAGTAGTTTTTTAATTAATTTAGGTCATCCTGTTGATATTGAATTAGAAAAATCTCGCTTGTCTTTTATTGATGAAGTATTGCGTTGTGAACAACTTGGATTAATATTTCTTAATTTTCATCCTGGAAGTCATTTAAATCAAATTACTGAAGATATTTGTTTAAAAAGAATTGCTGAATCTGTTAATATAGCGTTAGATAAAACTAAACATGTTATTGCCGTAATAGAAAACACAGCGGGTCAAGGCACTAACGTTGGATATTGTTTTCAACATTTATCTAAAATTATTAAAAATGTTAATGATCAATCTAGGATTGGAGTTTGTCTCGATACATGTCATTTGTTTTCTGCAGGATATGACTTGCGTACGGTAAAAGATTGTGAGGACACTTTTAATCATTTTAATGATGTAATAGGATTAAAATATTTAAAAGGAATACATTTGAATGATTCTAAAAAACAATTCAATAGTAGAGTTGATCGTCATCAAAGTTTAGGCATGGGAACAATTGGGACTGCACCGTTTCGATGGATCATGAAAAATAAAAATTTTTATAACATACCAATGATTTTAGAGACAACTAATCCAACAATATGGAAAGAAGAGATTTCTTGGTTAAGATCTCAAAATATATAA
- the rplY gene encoding 50S ribosomal protein L25, with product MLILNAEKRILKGKSFSRKLRLKNRLPGVLYGLKKNVILITLDHNVIFNWQKKLNVQKEDIFLIIDSKKYRVKVQDIQKHVFKPKLLHIDFLRIIHNH from the coding sequence ATGTTAATATTGAATGCAGAAAAAAGAATTTTAAAAGGAAAAAGTTTTAGTAGAAAACTACGTCTGAAAAATCGATTACCAGGTGTTTTGTATGGATTAAAAAAAAATGTTATTTTGATAACATTAGATCATAATGTAATCTTTAATTGGCAAAAAAAACTTAATGTTCAAAAAGAAGACATATTTTTGATAATTGACAGTAAGAAATATAGGGTAAAAGTTCAAGATATTCAAAAACATGTTTTTAAACCCAAATTATTACACATTGATTTTTTACGTATTATTCATAATCATTAA